The following proteins come from a genomic window of Trinickia caryophylli:
- a CDS encoding chemotaxis protein CheC, with protein sequence MHEHVLTEEQRDALQEVANLAMGQAATRLAGLLDTFIELSVPRVRVVNVEDAARTLREMTGIDESVTAVRQGFRSDIKGEALVICRSAGVGSLCSLVNDPYVHSAYESVSETELMFDVANVLTGACVSCIMNQLDRTPVFSAPGLLGENVALEDVFQADVLAWRVALLLEVNFALEDQTFRAHLVMLMAEDSIRRMHEALNTILSSL encoded by the coding sequence ATGCATGAGCACGTCCTGACCGAAGAGCAACGCGACGCGTTGCAGGAAGTCGCCAATCTGGCGATGGGCCAGGCCGCGACGCGCCTTGCCGGCCTTCTCGATACGTTTATCGAACTCTCGGTGCCGCGCGTGCGCGTCGTCAACGTGGAGGATGCCGCCCGGACGCTGCGCGAGATGACGGGGATCGACGAGAGCGTAACCGCCGTGCGCCAGGGGTTCCGCTCGGACATCAAGGGGGAGGCGCTCGTCATCTGCCGCAGCGCCGGCGTGGGCAGTCTCTGCTCGCTCGTCAACGACCCCTATGTGCATTCCGCCTACGAATCGGTCAGCGAGACGGAGCTCATGTTCGACGTCGCCAACGTGCTGACCGGCGCGTGCGTCTCTTGCATCATGAATCAGCTCGACCGCACGCCGGTATTTTCCGCACCCGGCCTCCTCGGCGAGAACGTCGCGCTCGAAGACGTCTTCCAGGCCGACGTGCTGGCATGGCGCGTCGCCCTCCTGCTGGAGGTCAACTTCGCGCTCGAGGATCAGACGTTTCGCGCGCATCTGGTCATGTTGATGGCCGAGGATTCCATCCGACGCATGCACGAAGCGCTCAATACCATCTTGTCGAGCCTATGA
- a CDS encoding response regulator, translated as MPLPIVIADDSLLARKVLTKALPADWDVDIAYASNGREALALYRAGRASVMFLDLTMPDMNGYQVLEALQHEDLNTFVIVVSADVQPLAQERVRALGAAAFVAKPVTPEALLPILKEYGLYA; from the coding sequence ATGCCTTTGCCGATTGTGATCGCCGATGATTCCCTGCTTGCCCGCAAGGTTCTGACGAAAGCCTTGCCGGCCGACTGGGACGTCGATATCGCATACGCATCGAACGGACGAGAGGCACTTGCGCTTTACCGGGCCGGAAGGGCTTCGGTGATGTTTCTCGATCTGACGATGCCGGACATGAACGGCTACCAGGTGCTCGAGGCGTTGCAGCATGAGGATCTCAACACATTCGTGATCGTCGTGTCGGCGGACGTCCAACCTCTCGCGCAAGAGCGCGTGCGTGCGCTCGGCGCTGCGGCGTTCGTCGCCAAGCCCGTGACCCCCGAGGCATTGCTGCCCATCCTCAAGGAGTACGGGTTGTATGCATGA
- a CDS encoding hybrid sensor histidine kinase/response regulator, translating to MTRHRLDPPEANEPTGWQEDTPYPAVPEPDFAVRRITLIVLLGAAVVLPFLYAAATAYSDFRTRVSAATDATTRTVRIAEEHALKVFDLNETLDARVDDLVRGLGDEKIRAAEADIHDKLQRIGGGYPQVASISIFGPQGMLVANSRYYPAPRASIAGRDDFVGIRGGRILEHVSKTMTWHAGSGEAIFNTGIARHNTDGSFAGLVSVALRRSYFESFYRELLGADSRALTMSLVRADGAVLATYPPRAEAAPPPALVSSLEAGAKAGVLRVGSSPETGSGEILAFRRVGAYPVYVTCAYNGAVIWADWYHRAAIFAASIFAPSIVLWLVLGLSLRRLSAEEAAWMHWQAEASMRRSIETAYRQSRKMEALGNLVGSVAHDFNNLLMIVATNVQIARRRGAANIDRELGAIERALKSGQSLTRQLLGVARKQPLRNETIDLARWMAASRELLNASLGAKVSLVIDIPPQIWPIEVDNAELELALINIAVNARDAMPNGGRFAIRANNVKLERESGFALAGEFVQISLEDTGTGMSAEVLSHAFEPLYTTKPQGMGTGLGLPQVFAFCERSGGLATIESKLGEGTAVRLYLPRASAPPPPEAVAEPRTATADAIGGLRMLLVEDNDEVAAGTEALLRMMGHEVTCVFNADAAMQLLENAAGGRFDAIISDIHMPGTKNGIDLAETAQAMVPPLPVILITGYAQELDRARNVKARVLSKPFDIAVLETMLQGIRSEREQSLHATGTTDEGGV from the coding sequence ATGACGCGCCATCGGCTCGACCCACCCGAGGCAAACGAGCCCACGGGCTGGCAGGAGGACACGCCGTATCCAGCTGTACCCGAGCCCGACTTCGCCGTCAGACGAATCACCCTGATCGTACTGCTGGGCGCAGCCGTCGTGCTGCCGTTCCTCTACGCGGCCGCAACGGCCTATTCGGATTTCCGCACGCGGGTTTCAGCCGCCACCGACGCCACGACGCGCACCGTGCGCATTGCGGAAGAACATGCGCTGAAGGTCTTCGACCTGAACGAGACGCTCGACGCGCGCGTGGACGACCTCGTGCGCGGCCTCGGCGACGAGAAGATCCGCGCAGCCGAGGCGGATATTCACGACAAGCTGCAGCGTATCGGCGGCGGTTACCCGCAGGTAGCGTCGATATCGATCTTCGGGCCGCAGGGCATGCTCGTCGCGAACAGCCGCTATTACCCCGCCCCGCGTGCGTCGATCGCCGGGCGCGACGATTTCGTGGGCATCCGCGGCGGCCGCATTCTCGAACATGTCTCGAAGACGATGACATGGCACGCCGGCAGCGGCGAGGCGATCTTCAACACCGGCATCGCTCGCCACAATACCGACGGCTCGTTCGCGGGCCTGGTGTCGGTCGCGCTGCGGCGCTCCTATTTCGAATCGTTCTATCGCGAGTTGCTCGGTGCAGACAGCCGGGCGCTCACGATGTCGCTCGTGCGCGCGGATGGCGCCGTACTCGCCACCTACCCACCCCGCGCCGAAGCGGCACCGCCGCCGGCGCTCGTTTCCTCGCTCGAGGCGGGCGCGAAAGCAGGCGTGCTGCGCGTGGGGTCCTCGCCGGAAACGGGCAGCGGGGAGATTCTCGCGTTCCGGCGCGTGGGCGCGTACCCGGTCTATGTGACCTGCGCCTACAACGGTGCCGTAATCTGGGCCGACTGGTACCACCGGGCGGCGATTTTCGCGGCGTCGATCTTTGCACCGTCGATCGTGCTGTGGCTCGTGCTGGGGCTCTCGTTACGACGCTTGTCCGCCGAGGAAGCCGCCTGGATGCACTGGCAAGCCGAGGCCTCGATGCGGCGCTCGATCGAAACGGCTTACCGGCAGTCGCGCAAAATGGAAGCGCTCGGCAATCTGGTCGGCAGCGTTGCCCACGACTTCAACAATCTGCTGATGATCGTGGCCACGAACGTGCAGATAGCGAGGCGCCGTGGCGCGGCCAATATCGATCGCGAACTCGGCGCCATCGAGCGGGCGCTCAAGAGCGGCCAATCGTTGACGCGACAGTTGCTCGGGGTGGCGCGCAAGCAGCCCCTGCGTAACGAAACGATCGACCTGGCACGCTGGATGGCGGCGAGCCGCGAGTTGCTGAATGCCTCGCTTGGCGCAAAAGTGAGCCTCGTCATCGATATCCCGCCGCAAATCTGGCCGATCGAGGTCGACAACGCGGAACTGGAGCTCGCGCTCATCAATATCGCCGTGAACGCACGCGATGCGATGCCGAACGGTGGCCGCTTCGCGATTCGCGCGAACAACGTAAAACTCGAACGCGAAAGCGGATTCGCGCTCGCCGGTGAGTTCGTCCAGATTTCGCTGGAAGATACCGGCACGGGCATGTCCGCCGAAGTGCTCTCGCATGCGTTCGAGCCGCTATACACGACCAAGCCGCAGGGCATGGGCACCGGCCTCGGTCTGCCGCAGGTGTTCGCTTTTTGCGAGCGCTCCGGCGGGCTCGCCACCATCGAGAGCAAGCTCGGCGAAGGCACCGCCGTGCGTTTGTATTTGCCGCGCGCCAGCGCGCCGCCGCCCCCCGAGGCCGTGGCCGAACCGCGCACCGCCACGGCCGACGCCATCGGCGGCCTGCGGATGCTGCTGGTCGAAGACAACGATGAGGTGGCCGCCGGCACCGAGGCGCTGCTGCGCATGATGGGACACGAGGTAACCTGCGTCTTCAATGCCGATGCTGCGATGCAACTGCTCGAGAACGCTGCCGGTGGGCGTTTCGACGCGATCATTTCCGACATCCACATGCCGGGGACGAAAAACGGCATCGATCTTGCGGAGACTGCTCAGGCAATGGTGCCGCCGCTTCCTGTGATCCTGATCACGGGCTATGCGCAGGAACTGGACCGTGCACGGAATGTGAAGGCGCGTGTATTGTCCAAACCTTTCGATATTGCCGTCCTGGAAACGATGCTGCAGGGAATCCGCAGCGAGCGCGAGCAGAGCCTGCACGCCACGGGTACGACCGACGAGGGTGGAGTATAG
- a CDS encoding NADPH-dependent FMN reductase codes for MAYRIEIVVGSLRRDSFNKQLANALTKLASPDFAFSHLDIGVLPLYCQDYDPDFPEPARKLKQQIEAADGLLFVTPEYNRSMPGVLKNALDWGSRPWGSNSWKDKPAAVCGISVGAAGTALAQQHLRNVLAYLDVPTLGQPEIFLKYTDGFFDASGAIANEDTRKFLHTFVGRFEAWVKRHSSK; via the coding sequence ATGGCCTACAGGATTGAGATCGTCGTCGGCAGCTTGCGCCGCGATTCGTTCAACAAACAGCTCGCCAACGCGCTGACCAAGCTGGCGAGTCCGGACTTCGCGTTTTCGCACCTCGATATCGGCGTGCTGCCTCTTTATTGTCAGGACTACGACCCTGACTTTCCTGAGCCGGCCCGCAAGCTCAAGCAGCAGATCGAAGCTGCGGACGGCTTGCTGTTCGTCACGCCCGAGTACAACCGGTCGATGCCTGGCGTGCTGAAGAACGCCCTCGACTGGGGCTCGCGCCCGTGGGGCAGCAATTCGTGGAAGGATAAGCCGGCCGCAGTATGCGGGATTTCCGTGGGGGCCGCGGGCACAGCGCTCGCGCAGCAGCACTTGCGCAATGTGCTCGCGTACCTGGACGTGCCTACGCTCGGACAGCCCGAAATCTTCCTTAAATACACCGACGGCTTTTTCGACGCCTCGGGTGCGATTGCGAACGAGGATACCCGCAAGTTCCTGCACACCTTCGTCGGGCGCTTCGAGGCCTGGGTCAAGCGCCACAGCAGCAAGTAG
- the arsC gene encoding arsenate reductase (glutaredoxin) (This arsenate reductase requires both glutathione and glutaredoxin to convert arsenate to arsenite, after which the efflux transporter formed by ArsA and ArsB can extrude the arsenite from the cell, providing resistance.) has protein sequence MIVVYHNARCSKSRSTCELIDSTLNASGEPVKVIEYLKQPLGVQELKALHAMLGGSVRDMMRDNENVYQELALADPSLSDEVLYEAIAANPILLQRPIVTRNGRAVIGRPPEAVRALFD, from the coding sequence ATGATCGTTGTCTATCACAACGCGCGTTGTTCGAAATCGCGCTCTACCTGCGAACTGATCGACTCAACTTTGAATGCATCGGGCGAACCGGTGAAGGTAATCGAATACCTGAAGCAACCGCTCGGCGTGCAGGAGTTGAAGGCCTTGCATGCAATGCTGGGAGGATCGGTGCGCGACATGATGCGCGACAACGAGAACGTCTATCAGGAACTCGCGCTCGCCGACCCGTCGCTGAGCGACGAAGTGCTCTATGAGGCCATTGCCGCAAACCCGATTTTGCTCCAGCGCCCGATCGTCACCCGCAACGGGCGAGCGGTCATCGGGCGCCCGCCAGAGGCCGTGCGAGCGCTGTTCGACTGA
- the parA gene encoding ParA family partition ATPase, translating into MAAEIVAVTQQKGGVGKSTIAMHLGAAFHEKGKRVLVVDADGQNTLIHWASASADGDSGIPFPVVNLAEAGGQIHREIKKFISDYDVIVVDCPPSITEKVSGVVLLAASIAVIPTSSSPADYWSSVGLVKLIQQAQVMNEDLRAVFLLNKTEEKRMLTRELKRALEELGFPLLKTQIPTREAYKQAMALGQTVLQMSDRGAKLAAAEIRACADEIAALLP; encoded by the coding sequence TTGGCAGCTGAAATCGTCGCGGTTACTCAACAAAAAGGCGGGGTCGGCAAGAGCACCATCGCCATGCATCTCGGGGCAGCATTCCACGAAAAGGGAAAGCGCGTACTGGTCGTCGACGCAGACGGGCAAAACACGTTGATCCATTGGGCGAGCGCCTCGGCCGACGGCGATTCCGGCATTCCGTTTCCCGTGGTCAACCTCGCTGAAGCGGGCGGCCAGATCCACCGGGAGATCAAAAAGTTCATCAGCGATTACGACGTGATCGTCGTGGACTGCCCGCCGTCCATCACCGAAAAAGTATCGGGCGTCGTCCTGTTGGCCGCGTCGATCGCTGTGATTCCCACTTCGTCTTCTCCAGCCGACTATTGGTCGAGCGTCGGCCTCGTCAAGCTGATACAGCAAGCGCAAGTCATGAACGAGGACTTGCGAGCCGTCTTCCTTCTCAACAAGACGGAAGAGAAACGAATGCTGACAAGAGAGTTGAAGAGAGCGCTTGAGGAGCTCGGCTTCCCGCTGCTGAAGACGCAAATCCCAACGCGAGAGGCCTACAAACAAGCGATGGCGCTTGGCCAGACCGTATTGCAAATGAGCGACCGCGGTGCAAAGCTTGCAGCCGCCGAAATCCGTGCATGCGCCGACGAGATCGCCGCGCTGCTACCCTGA
- a CDS encoding ParB/RepB/Spo0J family partition protein, giving the protein MKPSQFAKGFQARPDMTSSEKRTALDRLNAIDNLVKDEKPTAPKQTPTRKDATVVPITNEAENANESAEYRAWRLGNGYVPGQIIDLDLKSIKPSPFNPRHFYLKTSIAELAVNLAKQGQQQAIHVIPDYKTPGTYFVSDGGRRVRALKEANKETVKAVVVDLPIGIESYKLGYDLNVQRDSQTVFDNAIVWRRFLEEKHFQSQKELAEHLGLDESTVAVALSLSKLPETVMQEMVARPDRFGSNMAYQVGRYHTARGVDATLRLINKILSDDLSTRQVADIVKGRTSPQESAKPATRQRYAQRMEIKFDGASVGDLKSYGDDRLELRLRGLSRETRDDILRQIEGILLPKQK; this is encoded by the coding sequence ATGAAACCGTCCCAGTTCGCCAAAGGCTTCCAAGCGCGTCCAGACATGACGAGCAGCGAAAAGCGCACCGCACTCGACCGCCTCAATGCGATCGACAATCTTGTGAAGGATGAAAAGCCTACTGCGCCGAAACAAACCCCGACGCGCAAGGACGCGACCGTCGTTCCCATCACGAACGAAGCCGAAAACGCGAACGAATCCGCCGAGTACCGCGCCTGGCGGTTGGGGAATGGCTACGTGCCCGGTCAGATCATCGATCTCGACTTGAAGTCGATCAAGCCCAGCCCATTCAATCCACGCCACTTCTATCTGAAGACGTCCATCGCCGAACTCGCGGTCAATCTCGCGAAGCAGGGCCAGCAGCAAGCCATTCACGTCATCCCTGACTACAAGACGCCGGGGACGTACTTCGTCAGCGACGGTGGCAGGCGTGTCCGTGCGTTGAAGGAAGCGAACAAGGAAACCGTAAAGGCCGTCGTCGTCGATTTGCCGATCGGGATCGAAAGCTACAAACTTGGCTATGACCTGAACGTTCAGCGCGATTCCCAAACGGTCTTCGACAACGCCATCGTCTGGCGCCGCTTCCTCGAGGAAAAACACTTCCAAAGCCAGAAAGAACTCGCCGAACATCTCGGACTCGACGAGTCGACCGTCGCCGTCGCGCTATCGCTCTCGAAGCTGCCCGAAACAGTGATGCAGGAGATGGTCGCAAGGCCGGACCGGTTCGGCTCGAACATGGCTTACCAAGTTGGCCGGTATCACACGGCTCGCGGCGTCGATGCCACCCTGCGCCTCATCAACAAGATTCTTTCGGACGATCTGAGCACGCGGCAGGTTGCCGATATCGTCAAGGGTCGCACGAGCCCGCAGGAAAGTGCGAAGCCGGCCACGCGCCAGCGCTACGCCCAGCGAATGGAGATCAAATTCGATGGTGCTTCGGTAGGCGACTTGAAGTCTTATGGCGACGACCGCCTCGAGCTGCGTCTGCGTGGGCTGTCGCGCGAGACGCGCGACGACATCCTCCGGCAAATCGAAGGCATTCTGCTACCGAAGCAAAAGTGA
- a CDS encoding replication initiation protein, with amino-acid sequence MATKRAKKTDVVSPSSAELRKAVEAIAIQPKSGKITLLTRKLFNVLLAVAQQADDSGDTYRALLSDIVANSAFDSNDTALVKEHLRRMVSVQVEWSQGTSSQKPGRKWGISTLIADAEILEDPSTRRVWVEFSFAPKIKKKLLDPVQYARLSLQFQSQLRSSAGLALYEICVRYLTNPSHLTMREPWAWWRPILSGTPDTEAGDEAKREYKYFKRDYLRPAIAEVNAVTNIFVELIEHREGRRVAEIQFRVTERKQPMLALDEHPNVFDSTLVDRMVKLGIPLKEAQTLYADSEENRIRAALQMTEQRMRSTTLPPVRSAAALFKDALKKGYAPVVDMSSATAAKIAGTAAPADELKARLLDEYAAYRRKEAKALYEEQGDSEQALARRSFEEDVVPGLGTHLRDEWRRRGLASKLGETAFFDWLARKTWGEPTDGDLLAFTLSHSRAA; translated from the coding sequence ATGGCAACGAAGCGCGCGAAGAAAACCGACGTGGTGAGCCCGAGCTCCGCTGAACTGCGCAAGGCCGTCGAGGCGATTGCCATTCAGCCGAAGAGCGGCAAGATCACGCTGCTCACTCGAAAGCTGTTCAACGTTCTGCTGGCCGTCGCTCAGCAGGCCGACGACTCGGGCGACACCTATCGGGCGTTGTTGTCCGACATCGTCGCGAACTCGGCCTTCGATTCCAACGATACGGCGCTCGTGAAAGAGCACCTGCGCCGGATGGTGTCGGTGCAAGTCGAGTGGAGCCAGGGCACGTCGAGTCAGAAGCCGGGCCGCAAATGGGGCATTTCCACGCTGATTGCGGATGCGGAAATCCTCGAGGATCCTAGTACGCGCCGGGTCTGGGTCGAGTTCTCCTTCGCGCCGAAGATCAAGAAAAAGCTGTTGGACCCTGTGCAGTATGCGCGTCTGAGTCTGCAATTCCAAAGCCAGCTGCGCAGCAGCGCGGGGTTGGCGCTTTATGAGATCTGCGTCCGGTATCTCACGAACCCGAGCCATCTGACGATGCGCGAGCCGTGGGCGTGGTGGCGCCCCATTCTTTCGGGCACGCCCGATACCGAGGCCGGGGACGAAGCCAAACGCGAGTACAAGTACTTCAAGCGCGATTATTTGCGCCCGGCGATCGCCGAGGTGAATGCGGTCACGAACATCTTCGTCGAACTGATCGAGCACCGCGAAGGCCGGCGTGTGGCCGAGATCCAGTTTCGCGTCACTGAGCGTAAGCAGCCTATGCTGGCGCTCGACGAGCACCCGAATGTGTTCGACAGTACGCTCGTGGATCGCATGGTAAAGCTGGGCATCCCGTTGAAGGAAGCGCAGACGCTGTACGCGGACAGCGAGGAAAACCGGATTCGCGCCGCGCTCCAAATGACCGAGCAACGTATGCGCAGCACGACGCTGCCACCGGTGCGCAGCGCGGCGGCGCTCTTCAAGGATGCGTTGAAGAAGGGGTACGCACCGGTAGTCGACATGTCGTCGGCCACCGCGGCCAAGATCGCCGGCACGGCTGCGCCGGCGGACGAACTCAAGGCGCGTTTGCTGGACGAGTATGCGGCCTATCGGCGCAAGGAAGCGAAGGCGCTCTACGAAGAGCAAGGAGATTCCGAACAGGCGCTCGCCCGCCGGTCGTTCGAGGAAGACGTGGTGCCCGGTCTAGGGACGCATCTGCGCGACGAGTGGCGGCGGCGCGGGCTGGCTTCCAAGCTCGGAGAGACCGCGTTCTTCGACTGGCTCGCGCGCAAGACCTGGGGCGAACCAACCGACGGCGATCTGCTCGCGTTCACACTCAGTCATTCGCGTGCGGCCTGA
- a CDS encoding DNA-binding protein: protein MTLDDERQAIRQELEALKARGAHRRELSLHACKRLFFDLGIRPSMATVRDLTLTGSASDIPKDIDHFWEKIREASKVRVGAGAIPPALEERAGELLGALFEEALAQARRELDAERIEIRAAVGEAEQQLREADIRRQAAEEIRARSEERADAAWSRVRELETELATAAARGSAGHEALLAAMARLEADNDRLGRQLAQEQAASALLRERVDSLQAEMKRGAEHYAQQIKDAVADAERRVKPMLVELDSLRSMASTYQAGIRDASRKEFDFIQQLSAAKARADRLEAQTREQSDEIDALAREIESLRKREVVSPEIADVLCSLARAGRLGEHEFAALGTSVDGHVVMPGQCPKCTEGEPELAQVGEGYEVMCPECDHSSGVGRSRLEAITRFVNASGAASAV, encoded by the coding sequence ATGACACTCGATGACGAACGGCAGGCGATCAGGCAGGAACTCGAAGCGCTGAAAGCACGCGGCGCGCACCGCCGGGAATTGTCGCTGCACGCCTGCAAGCGTCTGTTCTTCGATCTCGGCATTCGACCTTCGATGGCTACCGTTCGCGATCTTACGCTCACGGGAAGCGCGAGCGACATCCCCAAAGATATCGACCATTTCTGGGAAAAAATTCGGGAGGCATCGAAAGTGCGGGTGGGCGCAGGTGCTATTCCTCCCGCGCTAGAGGAACGTGCGGGGGAACTGCTCGGAGCACTTTTCGAAGAAGCGCTTGCACAGGCGCGGCGGGAACTCGATGCCGAACGTATCGAGATCCGTGCGGCCGTGGGCGAGGCTGAGCAGCAATTGCGCGAAGCGGACATTCGTCGGCAAGCGGCCGAAGAAATACGCGCCCGCTCCGAGGAGCGCGCTGATGCCGCCTGGTCTCGCGTACGCGAACTCGAAACCGAACTCGCAACCGCGGCCGCGCGCGGCTCGGCCGGTCACGAAGCCCTGCTCGCCGCGATGGCCCGCCTCGAGGCCGACAACGATCGGCTCGGCCGGCAACTGGCGCAGGAACAAGCCGCCAGTGCCTTGTTGCGCGAACGCGTGGATTCCTTGCAGGCCGAGATGAAGCGTGGTGCCGAGCATTACGCGCAGCAGATCAAGGATGCCGTTGCCGATGCGGAGCGTCGCGTCAAACCGATGCTCGTCGAGCTCGACTCCTTGCGCAGCATGGCTTCAACCTATCAAGCGGGCATTCGCGATGCAAGCCGCAAGGAATTCGACTTCATTCAGCAATTGAGCGCCGCGAAGGCGCGAGCGGACCGGCTCGAAGCTCAGACACGCGAGCAATCCGACGAAATCGATGCGCTCGCGCGGGAAATCGAATCGCTCCGCAAACGCGAAGTCGTGTCCCCCGAAATAGCCGACGTGCTTTGTTCGCTCGCGCGTGCCGGGCGGCTCGGCGAACACGAGTTCGCTGCCTTGGGCACATCGGTCGACGGTCACGTCGTTATGCCCGGCCAATGTCCCAAATGCACGGAAGGCGAGCCGGAACTCGCGCAGGTGGGCGAAGGGTACGAGGTGATGTGTCCCGAGTGCGATCATTCCTCGGGCGTCGGTCGGTCCAGACTCGAGGCGATTACACGCTTCGTGAATGCCTCGGGGGCTGCCTCCGCCGTATAA
- a CDS encoding DUF2471 family protein: MREQDLAALQYQAAARDLDQIVRNIAARYIVQGVPLTWRLLHAIEAEALADLGFASRHDALILDLFRRPVEMHYPETDDPATFGQSNALPAAFAFAVAAYEEAFEGSLQKTAAGRQERPAQGARERR, encoded by the coding sequence ATGAGAGAACAAGATCTAGCGGCGTTGCAGTATCAGGCGGCGGCACGCGACCTCGATCAGATCGTCCGGAACATTGCCGCGCGCTACATCGTGCAGGGCGTCCCGCTCACGTGGCGGCTGCTGCATGCGATCGAAGCGGAAGCGCTTGCCGACCTCGGCTTCGCCAGCCGGCACGACGCACTCATCCTCGACCTGTTCCGGCGTCCGGTGGAAATGCACTATCCCGAAACGGACGACCCGGCGACATTCGGGCAATCGAATGCCTTACCGGCAGCCTTTGCATTCGCTGTGGCCGCCTATGAAGAAGCGTTCGAAGGCTCGCTCCAGAAAACCGCCGCCGGCCGCCAGGAGCGGCCGGCTCAGGGAGCCCGCGAACGCCGGTGA
- a CDS encoding helix-turn-helix domain-containing protein has protein sequence MASTSSRRPAHTPAPSSIASAAPPRVGEQIARLRAERRMTLDDLSRAAGVSKSMLSEIERDKANPTIAVAWRLTNALGVSLDQLFAAQRTPETIAVAGPHDIPTLDGHDAKYQLRVWGPIELAGKFEWYELALEPGGALVSSAHEPGTREHLTVLHGAIEVEVDGSTKRLKTADTARYVADVPHAIRNAGKSEAKALLVVVHG, from the coding sequence ATGGCAAGCACCAGCAGCCGGCGCCCGGCGCACACGCCGGCACCCTCATCCATCGCCAGCGCGGCCCCGCCGCGCGTCGGCGAACAAATCGCCCGCCTCCGCGCCGAACGAAGAATGACGCTCGACGATCTATCTCGTGCGGCGGGCGTCTCGAAGTCGATGCTCTCGGAGATCGAGCGCGACAAGGCGAATCCAACCATCGCCGTTGCCTGGCGGCTGACCAACGCGCTCGGCGTGAGCCTCGATCAGTTGTTCGCCGCCCAGCGCACGCCCGAGACGATCGCCGTGGCGGGCCCGCACGACATCCCCACGCTCGATGGGCACGATGCGAAGTATCAATTACGTGTCTGGGGGCCGATCGAGCTGGCCGGCAAATTCGAATGGTACGAGCTCGCGCTCGAGCCCGGCGGGGCACTCGTCTCGAGCGCTCACGAGCCCGGCACCCGCGAACATTTGACGGTGTTGCACGGCGCAATCGAAGTCGAAGTCGACGGCTCGACGAAACGCCTGAAGACGGCGGATACGGCGCGCTACGTCGCAGACGTACCGCATGCGATTCGCAACGCCGGCAAGAGCGAGGCCAAAGCATTGCTCGTCGTCGTTCACGGCTGA